The following coding sequences are from one Ammospiza nelsoni isolate bAmmNel1 chromosome 5, bAmmNel1.pri, whole genome shotgun sequence window:
- the RXYLT1 gene encoding ribitol-5-phosphate xylosyltransferase 1 isoform X3, producing the protein MAYATQWLHYAQTLMETRKIQHVAVVLLGNEQCNNAWIQPYLKRNGGFVNLLFVTYDYAFVNEEDIFQWPLGVATYRNFPVVEPSWSMLHDPRSYVCNFLGTVYKNSSRETLIEILKQDGLDKLCWIAAREQWQPQETNESFKNYQDALLQSDLTLCPVGINTECYRIYEACSYGSLPVIEDVMTPGDCGNSSAYHSAPLQLLKTMGAPFIFIKNWKELPAILEKEKKMSLQEKIQRRKKLLEWYRNFKAWMRQKFINTLENSFLPSDKG; encoded by the exons ATGGCCTACGCCACGCAGTGGCTGCACTACGCACAGACGCTGATGGAGACCCGCAAAATCCAGCACGTGGCCGTGGTGCTGCTCGGGAACGAGCAGTGCAACAACGCCTGGATTCAGCCATACCTGAAACGAAACGGGGGATTTGTCAATCTGCTCTTTGTTACCTATGACTACGCGTTCGTAAATGAAGAAGATATTTTCCAGTGGCCTTTAGGAGTAGCTAC CTACAGAAATTTTCCAGTTGTGGAACCCAGCTGGTCAATGCTACATGATCCAAGATCATATGTATGTAATTTCTTAGGAACAGTTTATAAGAATTCTTCTAGAGAAACCCTCATTGAAATTCTGAAACAGGACGGGCTTGACAAACTTTGCTGGATTGCAGCCAGAGAACA gTGGCAGCCTCAAGAAACAAATGAAAGTTTCAAGAACTATCAAGATGCCTTGCTGCAGAGTGATTTGACATTGTGCCCAGTGGGAATAAATACAGAATGTTACAGAATTTATGAAGCTTGTTCCTATGGATCTCTGCCTGTTATAGAAGATGTAATGACACCGGGTGATTGCGGAAATTCATCAGCCTACCACAGTGCTCCATTGCAATTATTAAAAACCATGGGGGCTCCATTTATCTTTATTAAAAACTGGAAAGAGCTTCCTGCTAttctagagaaagaaaaaaaaatgagcttACAAGAAAAgattcaaaggagaaaaaagcttTTAGAATGGTATCGAAACTTCAAAGCATGGATGAGACAAAAATTCATTAATACTttggaaaattcatttttgcCCAGTGATAAAGGATAA
- the RXYLT1 gene encoding ribitol-5-phosphate xylosyltransferase 1 isoform X1 — protein MRGARRRLCSALIVAYGLFSLYAAYTVFLRPRRPAAPRSHRDHHGPRGFTDHVALGNEEWNPWDADEKNELAASQQRYEANLKMIKYVRSHLEQTSLRVQIWGKAAIGLYLWQHIFGGHLEPADVIAQWREGSQNAGKTYFSFLTGPSVVPGYFSVEAEHVVLVLNGREPAKMAYATQWLHYAQTLMETRKIQHVAVVLLGNEQCNNAWIQPYLKRNGGFVNLLFVTYDYAFVNEEDIFQWPLGVATYRNFPVVEPSWSMLHDPRSYVCNFLGTVYKNSSRETLIEILKQDGLDKLCWIAAREQWQPQETNESFKNYQDALLQSDLTLCPVGINTECYRIYEACSYGSLPVIEDVMTPGDCGNSSAYHSAPLQLLKTMGAPFIFIKNWKELPAILEKEKKMSLQEKIQRRKKLLEWYRNFKAWMRQKFINTLENSFLPSDKG, from the exons ATGCGGGGCGCTCGCAGGCGGCTCTGCTCCGCCCTGATCGTCGCGTACGGCCTCTTCTCCCTCTACGCGGCCTACACCGTGTTCCTGCGCCCGCGCCGCCCGGCCGCCCCCCGCTCGCACCGGGACCACCACGGCCCGCGAG GTTTCACAGATCATGTTGCCTTGGGAAATGAAGAGTGGAATCCGTGGGATGCGGATGAGAAAAATGAGCTGGCTGCTTCTCAGCAGAGATATGAAGCTAATcttaaaatgataaaatatgTGAGGTCTCACCTAGAACAGACCAGTCTTAGAGTACAGATTTGGGGCAAAGCAGCAATTG GTCTTTACCTTTGGCAACACATTTTTGGAGGGCACCTTGAGCCAGCTGATGTGATTGCACAGTGGAGAGAAGGAAgccaaaatgcaggaaaaacaTACTTCAG CTTCCTGACTGGCCCCTCAGTAGTTCCCGGCTATTTCTCGGTGGAGGCGGAGCACGTGGTGCTGGTGCTGAACGGGAGGGAGCCGGCGAAGATGGCCTACGCCACGCAGTGGCTGCACTACGCACAGACGCTGATGGAGACCCGCAAAATCCAGCACGTGGCCGTGGTGCTGCTCGGGAACGAGCAGTGCAACAACGCCTGGATTCAGCCATACCTGAAACGAAACGGGGGATTTGTCAATCTGCTCTTTGTTACCTATGACTACGCGTTCGTAAATGAAGAAGATATTTTCCAGTGGCCTTTAGGAGTAGCTAC CTACAGAAATTTTCCAGTTGTGGAACCCAGCTGGTCAATGCTACATGATCCAAGATCATATGTATGTAATTTCTTAGGAACAGTTTATAAGAATTCTTCTAGAGAAACCCTCATTGAAATTCTGAAACAGGACGGGCTTGACAAACTTTGCTGGATTGCAGCCAGAGAACA gTGGCAGCCTCAAGAAACAAATGAAAGTTTCAAGAACTATCAAGATGCCTTGCTGCAGAGTGATTTGACATTGTGCCCAGTGGGAATAAATACAGAATGTTACAGAATTTATGAAGCTTGTTCCTATGGATCTCTGCCTGTTATAGAAGATGTAATGACACCGGGTGATTGCGGAAATTCATCAGCCTACCACAGTGCTCCATTGCAATTATTAAAAACCATGGGGGCTCCATTTATCTTTATTAAAAACTGGAAAGAGCTTCCTGCTAttctagagaaagaaaaaaaaatgagcttACAAGAAAAgattcaaaggagaaaaaagcttTTAGAATGGTATCGAAACTTCAAAGCATGGATGAGACAAAAATTCATTAATACTttggaaaattcatttttgcCCAGTGATAAAGGATAA
- the RXYLT1 gene encoding ribitol-5-phosphate xylosyltransferase 1 isoform X2, whose amino-acid sequence MIKYVRSHLEQTSLRVQIWGKAAIGLYLWQHIFGGHLEPADVIAQWREGSQNAGKTYFSFLTGPSVVPGYFSVEAEHVVLVLNGREPAKMAYATQWLHYAQTLMETRKIQHVAVVLLGNEQCNNAWIQPYLKRNGGFVNLLFVTYDYAFVNEEDIFQWPLGVATYRNFPVVEPSWSMLHDPRSYVCNFLGTVYKNSSRETLIEILKQDGLDKLCWIAAREQWQPQETNESFKNYQDALLQSDLTLCPVGINTECYRIYEACSYGSLPVIEDVMTPGDCGNSSAYHSAPLQLLKTMGAPFIFIKNWKELPAILEKEKKMSLQEKIQRRKKLLEWYRNFKAWMRQKFINTLENSFLPSDKG is encoded by the exons atgataaaatatgTGAGGTCTCACCTAGAACAGACCAGTCTTAGAGTACAGATTTGGGGCAAAGCAGCAATTG GTCTTTACCTTTGGCAACACATTTTTGGAGGGCACCTTGAGCCAGCTGATGTGATTGCACAGTGGAGAGAAGGAAgccaaaatgcaggaaaaacaTACTTCAG CTTCCTGACTGGCCCCTCAGTAGTTCCCGGCTATTTCTCGGTGGAGGCGGAGCACGTGGTGCTGGTGCTGAACGGGAGGGAGCCGGCGAAGATGGCCTACGCCACGCAGTGGCTGCACTACGCACAGACGCTGATGGAGACCCGCAAAATCCAGCACGTGGCCGTGGTGCTGCTCGGGAACGAGCAGTGCAACAACGCCTGGATTCAGCCATACCTGAAACGAAACGGGGGATTTGTCAATCTGCTCTTTGTTACCTATGACTACGCGTTCGTAAATGAAGAAGATATTTTCCAGTGGCCTTTAGGAGTAGCTAC CTACAGAAATTTTCCAGTTGTGGAACCCAGCTGGTCAATGCTACATGATCCAAGATCATATGTATGTAATTTCTTAGGAACAGTTTATAAGAATTCTTCTAGAGAAACCCTCATTGAAATTCTGAAACAGGACGGGCTTGACAAACTTTGCTGGATTGCAGCCAGAGAACA gTGGCAGCCTCAAGAAACAAATGAAAGTTTCAAGAACTATCAAGATGCCTTGCTGCAGAGTGATTTGACATTGTGCCCAGTGGGAATAAATACAGAATGTTACAGAATTTATGAAGCTTGTTCCTATGGATCTCTGCCTGTTATAGAAGATGTAATGACACCGGGTGATTGCGGAAATTCATCAGCCTACCACAGTGCTCCATTGCAATTATTAAAAACCATGGGGGCTCCATTTATCTTTATTAAAAACTGGAAAGAGCTTCCTGCTAttctagagaaagaaaaaaaaatgagcttACAAGAAAAgattcaaaggagaaaaaagcttTTAGAATGGTATCGAAACTTCAAAGCATGGATGAGACAAAAATTCATTAATACTttggaaaattcatttttgcCCAGTGATAAAGGATAA